The Oncorhynchus mykiss isolate Arlee chromosome 20, USDA_OmykA_1.1, whole genome shotgun sequence genomic sequence TTTATGgatttgttttatatttttaaataagTTTACCATTTTTTTCATATTCGGATATATTGTACCTTAGATCATAttatacattaaaaaaacaatgttttttttttggaacTCAatcagggtctcaacttactgttgagagtaagaatagtagaatacacaagatgcaatttagatttttggttgttCATCAGCAGTTTCCCTCTtgctatgtcagtcactgacagtcactcaattagacCTTGTCAGCTGACATTTTTtgagattggtaaattagtctagccagctgtctaaacttgtagtaatcatggtcgaattgccAACCAGaagggcccccattgattttgttagtcacacTCACTCagatatatttaaaaaattgcaaacatttcttcCCACACTACATTTAAAATGGCATTAAATTAGTTATAAAATTGCAAAGTATTCtatccaccctatggcaaaatgtgtagaagttCAGTAGACTTGTTTTAAAACTGCCGCATTATCTCTAcgcctcatgacaaaatgtgtagaagttCAGCACACTTGTTTTAAAACTGCAGCATTATCTCTAcgcctcatgacaaaatgtgtagaagttCAGTAGACTTGTTTTAAAACTGCAGCATTATCTCTAcgcctcatgacaaaatgtgtagaagttCAGCACACTTGTTTTAAAACTGCAGCATTATCTCTAcgcctcatgacaaaatgtgtagaagttCAGCACACTTGTTTTAAAACTGCAGCATTATCTCTAcgcctcatgacaaaatgtgtagaagttCAGTAGACTTGTTTTAAAACTGCAGCATTATCTCTAcgcctcatgacaaaatgtgtagaagttCAGTAGACTTGTTTTAAAACTGCAGCATTATCTCtacgcctcatggcaaaatgtgtagaagttCAGTACACTTGTTTTAAAACTGCAGCATTATCTCtacgcctcatggcaaaatgtgtagaagttCAGTACACTTGTTTTAAAACTGCAGCATTATCTCtacgcctcatggcaaaatgtgtagaagttCAGTACACTTGTTTTAAAACTGCAGCATTATCTCtacgcctcatggcaaaatgtgtagaagttCAGTACACTTGTTTTAAAACTGCAGCATTATCTCtacgcctcatggcaaaatgtgtagaagttCAGCACACTTGTTTTAAAACTGCAGCATTATCTCtacgcctcatggcaaaatgtgtagaagttCAGTAGACTTGTTTTAAAACTGCAGCATTATCTCtacgccccatgacaaaatgtgtagaattgcaggaaataaattcatttttccccctttctctccactgTCAAGGGGGAGATTCAAGAGCATGTATGGGTATGCCTCTGCAGACTAATGAGGCCCCCACCCCAATGAAAGTTCCCCATCGCTGATCTaaggtttttgtgttgtgcccgccatcggttgagacacaacatgctaTTGAATTCAGTGTGGTGTCATGTTTTGGTAGGTAAATGTACAAAAATGGGAATAAAATTGAAAATGTCAACTTTCAAGTGGTACCACAAAGATAgttggaggtccacacatcagagaatgttgacggtccacacatcagagaatgttgacttcAGTGGGAATATCTTATTTTATATTATACTCTCAATACtccataggaaacctattgaaatcaCAGAACTACAGATAATAGAATAGACATGACCATTTAAGTTCACATTCGACAGTGGATGGACTGGCGGTGATCTTTGTGGTAGTAATTAGTTAACATTTCTATTCAATTTCAATGGTGTACCAGCTAAAGTGCAGTTGTCTGGAGGGATAGGTCCATTCTACAAATTCTATAtctatgattgaaatgacacccaccctgtactCAAGAGCATGTTGTTTCTCAACAGACGGCAGCCACCACACAAAAAAATCTCAGATTCTGTGAAATAGAGTCGAAATTACAACATATGTGAATCTGAAAAAAATATTCACACATTTTTAAATCATTGAAGTTAAAGGTTtaaaaagtattatttttttattaaaagaaataataataatacaatatagtttgattaaaaaaaatgtttgtcaGCTTTTACATGATATAAATCTAAActgtttatcttttccagtgatgaagacatggatgtgtCATGGTATGTTGGGGTATGTAAAATGGGTCAACTgttatctcctgaatgttttggtattCAGGTCTAAAATGTCACTCATTTTCTAACCGCTTCTACCACGGACCAAACAcgtacaggaagtgtttggtccGTGGTAGGTGTTTAAATCAAAAGGGAagctgtcaaaaaaaaaaaaagtgattgaattcaaatggattttacCCTATGAACTAGGTTTGACCCTAAAGGTATTTCAGTAGAGGGTAGTAGTTTGTTGGGTAGTTAAGTTACTGCCTACCCAGAAGGACTGGGATGTGTGTGATCTACCTTTCTGGACTCAAACACCCAGTGGCTTTTTCCGTCGTCGTCCACCTGGTTCCACCACCTCAGGCCTACCATCAACCGGCCTGTGATATTCTGAAATATAGTATTTGGTGTTAATACATAATTAGGCTACTTACTTAAagcaaaataataaaaaaagagGTTTGACAATATTTACAGTTGTTCTGTTCATATTCTATTGATGTTCAATCAATATTCTATTGATGTTCAATCAATATTCTATTGATATTATATTGCTGTTCAATCGATGTTCTATTGATGTTCAATCAATATTCTATTTATATTCAATCAATATTCTATTGATATTATATTGATGTTCAATCAATATTCTATTGATATTCTATTGATTTTATATTGCTGTTCAATCAATATTCTATTGATGTTCTATTGATGTTCAATCAATATTCTATTGATATTCTATTGATTTTATATTGCTGTTCAATCAATATTCTATTGATGTTCTATTACTGTTCAATAAATATTCTATTGATATTCTATTGATGTTATATTGCTGTTCAATCAATATTCTATTGATGTTCTATTACTGTTCAATAAATATTCTATTGATATTCTATTGATGTTATATTGCTGTTCAATCAATATTCTATTGATATTCTATTGATGTTATATTACTGTTCAATCAATATTCTATTGATATTCTATTGATTTTATATTGCTGTTCTATAGATTTTATATTGCTGTTCTATTGATTTTATATTGCTGTTCTATAGATTTTATATTGCTGTTCTATAGATTTTATATTGCTGTTCTATTGATTTTATATTGATTTTATATTGCTGTTCTATTGATTTTATACTGCTGTTCTATTGATTTTATATTGTTGTTCTATTGATTTTATATTGCTGTTCTATTGATTTTATATTGCTGTTCTATTGATTTTATATTGCTGTTCTATTGATTTTATACTGCTGTTCTATTGATTTTATACTGCTGTTCTATTGATTTTATTCTGCTGTTCTATTGATTTTATATTGATTTTATATTGCTGTTCTATTGATTTTATATTGCTGTTCTATTGATTTTATATTGCTGTTCTATTGATTTTATATTGATTTTATATTGCTGTTCTATTGATTTTATACTGCTGTTCTATTGATTTTATACTGCTGTTCTATTGATTTTATACTGCTGTTCTATTGATTTTATACTGCTGTTCTATTGATTTTATACTGCTGTTCTATTGATTTTATACTGCTGTTCTATTGATTTTATACTGCTGTTCTATTGATTTTATACTGCTGTTCTATTGCTGTTACTGATCTAttagtattatattattattattagtaactGATCAGGGTCTACCTTAACGGTCCAGAAGTCAGCTGACAGGAAAAGGATGATGGTGACCATGCAGGCGATGAAGCTACTGCTGAGGAGCTCACAGAGCAGGTACACCAGGATGGCACTCATTCTGAAGAATAGGTGGAAGAAGGAGGCCACTGGATGCCTAGAAAACATGGTAAGAGCATGAACTTCTCATGCGTTTCTCAGCCAATACAGTAGGTTGAATTGATCTGTCGCTTCTATTCAGGGCTGAGAGCCATTGCATTATACCGTCTTGTGGCTGAACCAACTTACTTGATTTTAGTCTTCTTTGACTTTCCTCTGCCTGTATCCTCCTCGGCATCAAACAGGGAGACGTCGTCGTCGTTGTCATCCTAGAAACATATGAAAGAAGACGTTCATCACTCCAAACATGTGATGTGAAAATGCTATAATCTGCATACTTCATCCATTGCACACTAAAACAGTGATCCCCGTTTAAaaaacagctaacgttagctagctagacagCCAATACCTGGATTGTTACATGTCCAGTGTGTGATAGGCACTTAGCTATCAACTTCACTAACCTCACTAGCTAGATACTGATTTGTTAGTGTTCGTGATTTGTTAGGTGGCTATtgtcataaaataaaataaccagTTTGTTAAATAGGCCTAACATGTAAACAAATTCTAGCTAAAAGATTATGTTAGCATGCAAGCTATCTTCTCTGGATGAGAGGTAACGTTATATTTTCTCCATACGTCCCAGGACGATGCAATATTACGATGTGATTTCTTAGTAACATGTTTACCATACCAAATAGCCAAACTTGATCAAATCATTAAATGATATGATGAAAAAAAGCGACGACTTACCAGTCTCATCATTGTGAAAACTGCAAACGGGACTACACTTCCGGGTTACGCAATAGGTCAAAGTGTATGACACTGACAAATCAAGAGTCAATGAAGATTATttccacgttcaaaacaactgggaactcggaaatctctaaCTTCCGACTTCGGGGCGTTCAAGACAAAAAATAAAAAGAGCTCCGAGTGAATAATCGTTTATCAGTCAAGCAACTCGGAATTCCTAATCGGGAACTGGGACTtctttaatttgtatttttttttcaaattgtaCAAACATATACGTAAGTGGAATTATACATTCAAAATGCATATTTAGCAAAGAACATAAGCAAACACACAGGTTTAAGAATAAAAAACGAGAATAAAAAGTAACAGGTATTTTACTCTATACTGCACATTCAACAATAGAtatggtatgtaatagtggtatatagatgttagttggtggtatgtaatagtggtatattgatgttagttggtggtatgtaatagtagtatatagatgttagttggtggtatgtaatagtggtatatagatgttagttggtggtatgtaatagtggtatgtagatgttagttggtggtatgtaataggggtatgtagatgttagttggtggtatgtaatagtggtatgtagatgttagttggtggtatgtaatagtggtatatagatgttagttggtggtatgtaatagtggtatatagatgttagttggtggtatgtaatagtggtatgtagatgttagttggtggtatgtaatagtggtatgtagatgttagttggtggtatgtaatagtggtatattgatattagttggtggtatgtaatagtggtatatagatgttagttggtggtatgtaatagtggtatatagatgttagttggtggtatgtaatagtggtatgtagatgttagttggtggtgtgtaatagtggtatgtagatgttagttggtggtatgtaatagtggtatatagatgttagttggtggtatgtaatagtggtatgtagatgttagttggtggtatgtaatggtggtatgtagatgttagttggtggtatgtaatactggtatatagatgttagttggtggtatgtaatagtggtatatagatgttagttggtggtatgtaatagtggtatgtagatgttagttggtggtatgtaatagtggtatgtagatgttagttggtggtatgtaatagtggtatgtagatgttagttggtggtatgtaatagtggtatatagatgttagttggtggtatgtaatagtggtatgtagatgttagttggtggtatgtaatagtggtatgtagatgttagttggtggtatgtaatagtggtatgtagatgttagttggtggtatgtaatagtggtatatagatgttagttggtggtatgtaatagtggtatgtagatgttagttggtggtatgtaatagtggtatgtagatgttagttggtggtatgtaatagtggtatgtagatgttagttggtggtatgtaatagtggtatatagatgttagttggtggtatgtaatagtggtatatagatattagttggtggtatgtaatagtggtatatagatgttagttggtggtatgtaatagtggtatatagatgttagttggtggtatgtaatagtggtatgtagatgttagttggtggtatgtaatagtggtatatagatgttagttggtggtatggaatagtggtatatagatgttagttggtggtatgtaatagtggtatatagatgttagttggtggtatgtaatagtggtatgtagatgttagttggtggtatgtaatagtggtatgtagatgttagttggtggtatgtaatagtggtatgtagatgttagttggtggtatgtaatagtggtatgtagatgttagttggtggtatgtaatagtggtatgtagatgttagttggtggtatgtaatagtggtatatagatgttagttggtggtatgtaatagtggtatgtagatgtttgttggtggtatgtaatagtggtatgtagatgttagttggtggtatgtaatagtggtatgtagatgttagttggtggtatgtaatagtggtatgtagatgttagttggtggtatgtaatagtggtatattgatattagttggtggtatgtaatagtggtatgtagatgttagttggtggtatgtaatagtggtatgtagatgttagttggtggtatgtaatagtggtatatagatattagttggtggtatgtaatagtggtatgtagatgttagttggtggtatgtaatagtggtatgtagatgttagttggtggtatgtaatagtggtatatagatgttagttggtagtatgtaatagtggtatatagatgttagttggtggtatgtaatagtggtatgtagatgttagttggtggtatgtaatagtggtatatagatgttagttggtggtatgtaatagtggtatatagatgttagttggtggtatgtaatagtggtatgtagatgttagttggtggtatgtaatagtggtatatagatgttagttggtggtatgtaatagtggtatgtagatgttagttggtggtatgtaatagtggtatgtagatgttagttggtggtatgtaatagtggtatatagatgttagttggtggtatgtaatagtggtatatagatgttagttggtggtatgtaatagtggtatgtagatgttagttggtggtatgtaatagtggtatgtagatgttagttggtggtatgtaatagtggtatgtagatgttagttggtggtatgtaatagtggtatgtagatgttagttggtggtatgtaatagtggtatgtagatgttagttggtggtatgtaatagtggtatatagatgttagttggtggtatgtaatagtggtatgtagatgttagttg encodes the following:
- the tvp23b gene encoding Golgi apparatus membrane protein TVP23 homolog B; its protein translation is MMRLDDNDDDVSLFDAEEDTGRGKSKKTKIKHPVASFFHLFFRMSAILVYLLCELLSSSFIACMVTIILFLSADFWTVKNITGRLMVGLRWWNQVDDDGKSHWVFESRKGNSKQLVSDSESRIFWLGLVVCPIIWVFFIFSTLFSFKIKWLAVVIMGVVLQGANLYGYVRCKVGSRTNLKNMATNYFGRQFLKQTMTNQEEL